A portion of the Bifidobacterium lemurum genome contains these proteins:
- a CDS encoding PHP domain-containing protein: MNQPEPMPVPPSRGWDIHCHTAFSDGTESPATLAAECARLGLHGMAIADHDTTAGWDEAQQAARTHGLRLLRGTEVTAVDGRVSVHMLAYQYDPANRRISDLFADTRAARLARTKRMVELLAEDYPIDWNAVLAQVRQGERTTIGRPHIADALVAAGVYRDRSAAFEDAVSAKSRYYIPTPSPTTHEVVAAVKAAGGVVLVAHAGDTSRNRHLLSDDQIRALVDEGLDGLEVWHRGNPPEQRERLLGLCRRYGLLVTGGSDWHGAGKPNALGENLTDDATVEAIALRGVLPLYA; this comes from the coding sequence ATGAACCAGCCTGAACCCATGCCTGTTCCGCCGAGTCGCGGATGGGACATCCACTGCCATACCGCGTTCTCAGACGGTACGGAAAGCCCAGCGACGCTGGCTGCCGAATGCGCGCGTCTGGGATTGCATGGCATGGCCATCGCCGACCATGACACCACGGCCGGCTGGGACGAGGCGCAACAGGCGGCGCGGACGCACGGCCTGCGTCTGCTGCGCGGCACGGAGGTCACCGCGGTCGACGGCAGGGTCTCCGTGCATATGCTCGCCTACCAATACGATCCCGCGAATCGTCGGATCAGCGACCTGTTCGCCGACACCCGCGCCGCACGCCTCGCACGCACCAAACGCATGGTGGAACTGCTCGCCGAGGATTATCCCATCGACTGGAACGCGGTGCTGGCGCAGGTCAGACAAGGGGAGCGCACCACCATCGGACGTCCCCATATCGCCGACGCGTTGGTGGCGGCCGGCGTGTACCGCGACCGTTCCGCGGCCTTCGAAGACGCGGTCAGCGCGAAATCACGCTATTACATCCCCACGCCGTCGCCGACCACGCATGAAGTGGTGGCCGCGGTCAAAGCGGCCGGCGGCGTCGTTCTGGTCGCGCATGCGGGAGACACCAGCCGCAACCGCCACCTCCTGTCGGACGATCAGATTCGCGCTTTGGTCGACGAGGGGCTGGACGGATTGGAAGTGTGGCATCGGGGCAACCCGCCCGAGCAGCGCGAGCGGCTGCTCGGACTGTGCCGGCGATACGGATTGCTGGTCACCGGCGGTTCCGACTGGCATGGCGCGGGCAAACCCAACGCTCTGGGGGAGAACCTCACCGACGATGCGACCGTCGAGGCCATCGCCCTGCGGGGTGTGTTGCCGTTATACGCCTAA
- a CDS encoding DUF1778 domain-containing protein — translation MNLRLTDEQKSLIERAAALRDMSLTQWSVGNLVDSARRDIENATTLRLSDEVFDAFLKALDEPMPQATRDLLDEEPIWA, via the coding sequence ATGAACCTACGGTTGACCGACGAGCAGAAAAGCCTTATCGAACGCGCCGCCGCGCTGCGAGACATGTCCCTGACGCAATGGTCGGTGGGAAACCTCGTCGATTCCGCGCGACGAGACATCGAGAACGCCACCACGCTGCGCCTATCCGACGAGGTGTTCGACGCGTTCCTCAAAGCGCTCGACGAGCCCATGCCGCAGGCCACGCGCGACCTGCTGGACGAGGAGCCGATCTGGGCATGA
- a CDS encoding DUF3052 domain-containing protein has translation MNQTASQHAEEFGFELGDIIQEWLWDDDVDDSIRAQIEELTGEDLVDEDYDSAVDGVIIWWRDGDDEDELSDTIVDAYTVLGDDGPLWVLTPKPGRRGAASSSTVQSAAKTAGMNAATPLTVNSDWNGIRLRAFGKGR, from the coding sequence GTGAATCAAACGGCATCACAACACGCTGAAGAATTTGGTTTCGAACTTGGCGACATCATCCAGGAGTGGCTCTGGGACGATGACGTGGACGATTCGATTCGAGCCCAGATCGAGGAGCTGACCGGCGAGGATCTCGTCGACGAGGATTACGACTCCGCGGTCGACGGAGTGATCATCTGGTGGCGCGACGGCGACGACGAGGACGAACTGTCCGACACCATCGTGGACGCCTATACGGTGCTTGGTGACGATGGCCCGTTGTGGGTGCTGACCCCGAAGCCGGGACGCCGGGGCGCCGCCAGTTCCAGTACGGTGCAGTCCGCGGCGAAAACGGCAGGCATGAACGCCGCCACTCCGCTGACGGTGAATTCGGATTGGAACGGAATCCGCCTGCGCGCGTTCGGCAAAGGCCGTTGA
- a CDS encoding PDZ domain-containing protein: MFGKIRGAGRRVSRYFAARSARYLAGAAAVVLSVVVLVTPSAYVIEMPGPTQDVLGTVDSGTVIDVEGVDTYEDSGELLLVTVSAMGVSRYPLTNAQVLWGWLDPQITVLPREAVVPVGMTDEEYEEKNAESMSSSQDAAVAAAKTYIAAHADELGVSPDVLDDATITMHVDDIGGPSAGMMYTLGLISKLTEADEAGGEIIAGTGTIDESGEVGSIGGIRLKMLGAKRDGATWFLAPEANCGSVVGHVPDGLRDVKVSTLEEAYAALVAIGNGEGDDLPHCTA, from the coding sequence ATGTTTGGAAAAATCCGTGGTGCAGGCCGGCGCGTGAGCCGGTATTTCGCCGCACGGTCCGCGCGGTATCTCGCGGGGGCGGCGGCTGTGGTCCTATCGGTGGTCGTGCTGGTGACGCCCAGCGCGTATGTCATCGAAATGCCGGGGCCCACGCAGGATGTGCTGGGTACGGTCGACTCCGGCACGGTGATCGATGTGGAGGGTGTCGACACGTATGAGGATTCCGGCGAACTGCTGCTGGTCACGGTGAGCGCCATGGGCGTGTCCAGATATCCGCTCACCAACGCGCAGGTCCTATGGGGATGGCTGGACCCGCAGATCACGGTGCTGCCGCGCGAGGCGGTGGTACCGGTCGGCATGACCGACGAGGAGTACGAGGAGAAGAACGCCGAGTCGATGTCCAGCTCGCAGGACGCGGCCGTCGCCGCCGCGAAAACCTACATCGCCGCGCATGCGGACGAGCTGGGCGTGTCGCCCGACGTGCTGGACGACGCTACGATCACCATGCATGTGGACGACATCGGCGGTCCATCGGCCGGCATGATGTACACGCTGGGCCTCATCAGCAAACTCACCGAGGCGGACGAGGCCGGAGGGGAGATCATCGCGGGAACGGGCACCATCGACGAAAGCGGCGAGGTCGGCTCCATCGGAGGCATCCGCTTGAAGATGCTGGGGGCCAAGCGCGACGGCGCCACCTGGTTCCTCGCGCCCGAAGCCAACTGCGGCAGCGTGGTGGGGCATGTGCCCGACGGTCTGCGCGACGTGAAGGTCTCCACGCTGGAGGAGGCGTACGCCGCGTTGGTCGCCATAGGCAACGGCGAGGGCGATGATCTGCCTCATTGCACGGCGTGA
- the dxr gene encoding 1-deoxy-D-xylulose-5-phosphate reductoisomerase encodes MANSTVVVLGSTGSIGTQGLDIIARHPERFTVTGLAAGGAHIDLLAQQAARFRVPQVAVFDETKVAALREALDQAGASNTQVQGGARAVTALAGSGANVVLNGITGSIGLEPSIAALHAGSQLALANKESVVAGGHLLFGAQTRSGQINPVDSEHSAIWQSLRSGTQAEVSKLVVTASGGPFRGWTRERMSDITPEQALNHPTWNMGPVVTINSSTLMNKGLEVIEASRLFDVPPERIEVTVHPQSIVHSMVEFVDGAVIAQASPPDMRLPIALGLSAPDRMTDVAAACDWTKAATWTFEPLDDVAFPAVSLARECLAASEKHTAVLNAANEQAVQAFLDHRLPYLGIVDTVKAVLDDMDAAMRGAPLFADVEEMGQIELEARRRADDLINKQV; translated from the coding sequence ATCGCCAACTCCACGGTCGTCGTTCTGGGCTCCACCGGTTCCATCGGCACGCAGGGGCTGGATATCATCGCTCGGCATCCGGAGCGTTTCACCGTCACCGGTTTGGCGGCGGGCGGCGCCCATATCGATCTGCTCGCCCAGCAGGCGGCGCGTTTCCGCGTGCCGCAGGTCGCCGTATTCGACGAGACGAAGGTGGCCGCGTTGCGTGAGGCCCTTGACCAGGCCGGCGCGTCGAACACCCAGGTGCAGGGCGGCGCGCGGGCGGTGACCGCGTTGGCGGGCTCCGGCGCGAACGTGGTGTTGAACGGCATCACCGGTTCCATCGGATTGGAACCCTCGATCGCCGCGTTGCACGCCGGATCCCAGCTGGCGTTGGCCAACAAGGAATCCGTGGTGGCGGGCGGCCATCTGCTCTTCGGCGCGCAGACCCGCAGCGGCCAGATCAATCCCGTGGATTCCGAGCATTCCGCCATCTGGCAGTCGCTGCGTTCCGGCACCCAAGCGGAGGTGTCCAAACTCGTCGTCACGGCCTCCGGAGGTCCGTTCCGAGGCTGGACCCGTGAGCGGATGTCCGATATCACGCCGGAACAGGCCCTGAACCATCCCACATGGAATATGGGTCCGGTGGTCACCATCAATTCGTCCACGCTGATGAATAAAGGCCTGGAGGTCATCGAGGCCTCGCGGCTGTTCGATGTTCCCCCGGAGCGTATCGAGGTGACCGTGCATCCGCAGTCCATCGTGCATTCGATGGTGGAGTTCGTCGATGGTGCGGTCATCGCCCAAGCCTCGCCGCCCGATATGCGGCTGCCGATCGCCTTGGGACTGTCCGCGCCGGATCGCATGACCGACGTGGCGGCGGCCTGTGATTGGACCAAAGCCGCGACGTGGACCTTCGAACCGTTGGATGACGTGGCGTTCCCCGCCGTCTCGCTCGCCCGCGAATGCCTCGCAGCATCGGAGAAGCACACGGCCGTGCTCAACGCCGCCAACGAACAGGCCGTGCAGGCCTTCCTCGACCACCGGCTGCCATATCTCGGCATCGTCGACACGGTGAAGGCCGTGCTCGACGATATGGATGCCGCCATGCGCGGCGCGCCGCTGTTCGCCGACGTGGAGGAAATGGGCCAGATTGAGCTCGAGGCGCGCCGACGTGCCGATGATTTGATAAACAAGCAAGTGTGA
- a CDS encoding GNAT family N-acetyltransferase: MNEFLPPRRLEENDDIAGFESGLPVVDDWLHNRGLRAQRNGTAVVYASWEKNGPLAGFYTLGAYSVSRDEISGGWMRRNAPKRVPVILLGMLGVDIRYQRSGIGKHLLRDAILRASSAASVIGAKALIVEPAGGSDPFYRKYGFQEIPGTGYLYVKLER; this comes from the coding sequence ATGAACGAATTTCTCCCGCCGCGACGTCTCGAAGAGAACGACGACATCGCAGGATTCGAAAGCGGGTTGCCGGTCGTGGACGACTGGCTTCATAATCGAGGTCTGCGCGCCCAACGCAACGGCACCGCGGTCGTGTACGCCTCATGGGAAAAGAACGGGCCGCTGGCCGGCTTCTACACCCTTGGCGCTTACTCCGTGAGCCGTGACGAGATCTCCGGCGGATGGATGCGCCGCAACGCGCCGAAGCGGGTGCCCGTGATCCTTCTCGGCATGCTCGGCGTCGATATCCGCTACCAACGCAGCGGCATCGGCAAACACCTGCTCCGGGACGCGATTCTGCGCGCGTCATCGGCGGCTAGCGTCATCGGTGCGAAAGCCCTCATCGTGGAACCCGCCGGTGGCTCCGACCCCTTCTACCGCAAATACGGTTTCCAAGAGATTCCAGGAACCGGCTATCTCTACGTCAAGCTCGAACGCTGA
- a CDS encoding phosphotransferase: MKRSKFMLAALTSALCPNIAVAGVRDNATGSATDEAAGIDQAVLQDASGKLYDVYATDTEAGRKRLASRVRAARTLADARDPGGLGFTLDRVIAFASGDEPNGPTESTAVMVTPHCEGQPRSLDLLTLDDCASMGTAIGAIHRLRPDFLAEAKYPVFTTGQIRSQLTAWIKRLRAAGHVPSEITNSWARIIETEGLWSFSTCTVHGGFSDGDVLFSGSTITAVTNWQDMQVNDPARDLAWVFLKLDDEHRNAVLAAYGRMMGSRLDDLIMLRANLWLQMEQVGEFIQALNRADNGRILQFKAQVERLAHQLGVLTPAGNAAHATTNSTDGANPAGAQSPSTITVGTLLNESERRAAQATRANAFVDQAHEPSDDTPDPDRTGSAQIVATSPADDDTSDSTADRPITPIDASDSTADRPVTPSDADSTADRPALGNARPHSSAERSPGSSVTITINELIASAEHAIQGDGAYAVASAAARADGTDEREPVSPSSVAPGPHTATPEREAETTLIPLLEREERALRDAQAGLEGFDENGMPIDR; encoded by the coding sequence ATGAAACGTAGCAAGTTTATGTTGGCCGCGCTGACCTCCGCGCTCTGCCCGAATATCGCCGTCGCCGGCGTGCGCGACAACGCGACCGGCAGCGCCACGGACGAGGCCGCGGGCATCGATCAGGCGGTGCTGCAGGACGCCTCGGGCAAACTGTACGACGTATACGCCACCGATACCGAGGCCGGACGCAAGCGCCTCGCCTCCCGCGTGCGCGCGGCCCGCACACTTGCCGACGCGCGCGACCCCGGCGGATTGGGCTTCACCTTGGACCGCGTGATCGCCTTCGCCTCCGGAGATGAGCCGAACGGACCCACGGAATCCACCGCGGTGATGGTCACGCCCCACTGCGAAGGGCAGCCCCGCAGCTTGGATCTGCTCACACTGGACGATTGCGCCAGCATGGGCACCGCCATCGGCGCGATCCACCGACTGCGTCCCGATTTTCTCGCCGAGGCGAAATATCCGGTGTTCACCACCGGCCAGATCCGCTCGCAGCTGACCGCGTGGATCAAGCGTCTGCGCGCCGCCGGCCATGTGCCCTCCGAAATCACCAACAGCTGGGCGCGCATCATCGAAACCGAAGGCCTGTGGTCGTTCTCCACCTGCACCGTGCACGGCGGATTCTCGGACGGCGACGTGCTGTTCTCCGGTTCGACCATCACCGCGGTCACCAACTGGCAGGATATGCAGGTGAACGATCCGGCGCGCGATCTGGCCTGGGTGTTCCTCAAGCTCGACGACGAACATCGCAACGCCGTGCTTGCCGCCTACGGACGCATGATGGGCTCCCGTCTCGACGATCTGATCATGCTGCGCGCCAACCTATGGCTGCAGATGGAGCAGGTGGGCGAATTCATCCAGGCGCTCAACCGCGCGGACAACGGCCGCATCCTGCAATTCAAGGCGCAGGTGGAGCGTCTCGCCCACCAGCTCGGCGTGCTCACGCCGGCCGGCAATGCGGCGCACGCCACGACGAACTCGACCGATGGCGCGAATCCGGCCGGAGCGCAATCGCCGTCCACCATCACCGTCGGCACGCTGCTCAACGAATCCGAACGCCGCGCCGCGCAAGCCACGCGCGCCAACGCCTTCGTCGACCAAGCGCACGAGCCTTCCGACGACACACCCGATCCCGATCGCACCGGCTCCGCGCAGATCGTCGCCACCTCACCCGCGGATGACGACACCTCCGACTCCACCGCGGACCGGCCAATCACCCCCATCGATGCCTCCGACTCCACCGCGGACCGCCCAGTCACCCCGTCCGACGCCGACTCCACCGCGGACCGGCCCGCGCTCGGCAACGCGCGCCCGCATTCCTCGGCGGAACGCTCGCCAGGCTCATCGGTGACCATCACCATCAACGAGCTCATCGCCAGCGCCGAGCATGCGATCCAAGGCGACGGCGCCTACGCCGTGGCCAGCGCCGCGGCGCGAGCCGACGGCACCGACGAGCGCGAACCCGTCTCTCCAAGCTCCGTCGCCCCCGGCCCCCACACCGCCACGCCGGAACGCGAGGCCGAAACCACGCTAATCCCGCTGCTGGAGCGTGAGGAGCGCGCGTTGCGCGACGCCCAGGCCGGACTGGAGGGATTCGACGAGAACGGCATGCCGATCGACCGATAA
- a CDS encoding DUF3107 domain-containing protein, which translates to MDIELGIQNVARPVSFSTDASADEVSQIIEKAMADNRTINLTDDKGRRIVVPAGALGYALIGSETKHAVGFGAL; encoded by the coding sequence ATGGATATCGAACTGGGCATTCAGAACGTCGCACGACCGGTGAGCTTCAGCACCGACGCCAGCGCCGACGAGGTCAGCCAGATCATCGAGAAGGCGATGGCGGACAACCGCACCATCAACCTGACGGACGACAAGGGCCGCCGCATCGTGGTGCCGGCGGGCGCGTTGGGATACGCGCTTATCGGCTCGGAGACCAAGCACGCCGTCGGTTTCGGCGCGCTTTAA
- a CDS encoding ATP-dependent helicase gives MEASTILEGLDEAQRRAATTLQGPVRIIAGAGAGKTRTVTRRIAYACATGAWDASRTLAVTFSVKAAAEMRARLTTLGIGDQVTAATFHSAALRQLRDVWMDICESPFPHLVEDQRDLVSRAFTRASGRSGMEPTAARDVQAEINWAKISMVAAEDYARVCELVGRTPPAGLDAKHFTDIYDAYEQEKTGRGEIDFDDILLLTCHVLDDFPDAAARIRSSVGWLTVDEYQDVSPLQHRLMTLWLSDGEGIALNRNICVVGDPAQTIYSFAGASSYDLLAFGDEFGPLSADVSLNTDYRSTARIVDYANKVLAAAPDRQDYLTLTSAREAGARVEKTVYVSDQEEAQAVAARIAHMVAHDGVRASDCAILTRINAQQRLCCAALRSAGLRYRVRRDTGWQTSASASEAAQRQALLEAMGIVPSGRGSSASQGTDTAAVGGTDEAAKPVPEDPGVTISTIHAAKGLEFKHVFLIGCSEGLLPYGAGASGDALEEERRLMYVAVTRAEDSLHLSYARSKDGYGAQRRRASRFVV, from the coding sequence ATGGAGGCATCGACGATTCTCGAAGGGCTGGATGAGGCGCAGCGGCGTGCGGCCACCACGCTGCAAGGGCCCGTGCGCATCATCGCGGGCGCGGGCGCGGGCAAGACGCGCACGGTGACGCGGCGCATCGCCTATGCCTGCGCGACCGGAGCCTGGGACGCCTCCCGCACGTTGGCGGTGACGTTCTCCGTCAAGGCCGCCGCCGAAATGCGCGCCAGACTGACCACGCTCGGCATCGGCGACCAGGTCACCGCGGCCACGTTCCATTCGGCGGCCTTACGCCAGTTGCGCGACGTGTGGATGGACATCTGCGAATCCCCGTTCCCTCATCTGGTCGAGGACCAGCGCGATCTGGTGTCGCGCGCGTTCACCCGCGCGTCGGGGCGTTCCGGCATGGAACCCACGGCCGCGCGTGACGTGCAGGCCGAGATCAACTGGGCGAAAATCTCGATGGTGGCGGCGGAGGATTACGCACGGGTGTGCGAACTGGTGGGACGCACGCCCCCGGCCGGGCTCGACGCCAAGCATTTCACCGACATCTACGATGCCTACGAGCAGGAGAAGACGGGACGTGGGGAGATCGACTTCGACGACATTCTGCTTTTGACCTGCCATGTGCTGGATGATTTTCCCGACGCGGCCGCGCGGATCCGTTCGTCCGTCGGATGGCTGACCGTCGACGAATACCAGGACGTCTCCCCTTTGCAGCATCGGCTGATGACGCTATGGCTGTCGGACGGGGAGGGGATCGCCCTCAACCGCAATATCTGCGTGGTGGGGGACCCGGCCCAGACCATCTATTCCTTCGCCGGGGCGTCCAGCTACGATCTGCTGGCCTTCGGAGACGAATTCGGCCCGCTGAGCGCGGATGTCAGCCTCAATACCGACTACCGCTCCACCGCGCGGATCGTGGACTACGCGAACAAGGTGCTCGCCGCCGCGCCCGATCGTCAGGACTACCTCACATTGACCTCGGCGCGCGAAGCGGGCGCGCGCGTCGAGAAAACCGTGTACGTCAGCGACCAGGAGGAGGCGCAGGCGGTGGCGGCCCGCATCGCGCATATGGTCGCCCATGACGGCGTCAGAGCCTCGGACTGTGCGATTCTCACGCGTATCAACGCGCAGCAGCGGTTGTGCTGCGCGGCGTTGCGTTCCGCGGGATTGCGCTACCGCGTGCGGCGCGACACCGGCTGGCAGACGTCGGCGTCGGCCAGCGAGGCGGCGCAACGGCAGGCGTTGCTTGAGGCGATGGGAATCGTCCCCTCGGGGCGGGGATCCTCGGCCTCCCAGGGAACGGACACGGCGGCGGTGGGCGGAACGGACGAGGCCGCGAAACCCGTACCTGAGGATCCTGGCGTGACCATCTCCACCATCCATGCGGCCAAAGGTCTGGAATTCAAGCATGTGTTCCTGATCGGCTGCTCGGAGGGCCTGTTGCCGTACGGGGCCGGGGCGTCGGGGGACGCGTTGGAGGAGGAACGGAGGCTGATGTACGTGGCCGTCACGCGAGCGGAGGACTCCCTGCACCTGTCATACGCGCGCAGCAAGGACGGCTATGGCGCGCAACGGCGCAGGGCCTCGCGTTTCGTGGTCTGA
- a CDS encoding DivIVA domain-containing protein, producing the protein MAQELQSGASAAGIARSGKRKWGYDPGQVDAFLERAHALYDSEGARLTQRDIQNVSFDLVKNGYVIAQVDAALARLERAVVDKQTTWEISQHGRIAWKADTENLYRQIINHVDRAAGERFKPGEPKSPSYDKKQVDRLADQIVDKAAAALGIDGVSEDDVRSLADLNATSVSNVIFTQRTGKRGYDERQVDHFLNSCVQLLSRIESYARVADYISADSGAATSVAPMPAPVAATTGEAVAPLFSSDAQYRRDAASSTESLPSFAPAATQHDESFDALHQAERSLFSGAPVVDAPSFAPVAAPAAPAAPVTSEASAAPEAQATPEVSAMPESSAAPESSVQDAPSFAPAPAPAATPEPAPAAVPAPAPVAVEQSPQEPVAEQAPQPDSSLAALAQMAETVQEHPVADTPSFEPHIPDLDAPVAAKADEDMPPSFQPASAEESSFVATTPVKPQDDSDGNLFPEMFPNVRLAVDDQIPDLSFPSLDDVNPAGTKRQQ; encoded by the coding sequence ATGGCTCAGGAACTTCAATCCGGCGCCAGCGCGGCGGGCATCGCGCGGTCGGGCAAGCGTAAGTGGGGGTACGATCCGGGTCAGGTGGACGCCTTTTTGGAGCGCGCCCACGCCCTGTACGACAGCGAAGGCGCGCGACTGACGCAGCGCGACATCCAGAACGTGTCCTTCGATCTGGTCAAAAACGGTTATGTGATCGCGCAGGTGGACGCGGCTCTGGCCCGTCTGGAGCGTGCCGTGGTCGACAAGCAGACCACTTGGGAGATTTCCCAGCACGGTCGCATCGCCTGGAAGGCCGATACGGAGAATCTGTATCGTCAGATCATCAACCATGTCGACCGGGCCGCGGGCGAACGGTTCAAGCCCGGCGAGCCCAAGAGCCCCTCCTACGACAAGAAGCAGGTGGACCGACTCGCGGACCAGATCGTGGACAAGGCCGCCGCGGCGCTGGGCATCGACGGCGTGAGCGAGGACGACGTGCGTTCTTTGGCCGATCTCAACGCGACGAGCGTCTCCAACGTGATCTTCACCCAGCGCACAGGCAAGCGGGGTTATGACGAACGTCAGGTCGACCATTTCCTCAATTCCTGTGTGCAGCTGTTGAGCCGTATCGAGTCGTATGCCCGCGTGGCCGACTACATCTCCGCGGATTCGGGTGCCGCGACCTCCGTCGCGCCCATGCCCGCGCCCGTCGCCGCGACGACGGGCGAAGCGGTCGCTCCCTTGTTCTCGTCCGACGCGCAGTACCGCCGCGACGCCGCCTCGTCGACGGAAAGCCTCCCGTCCTTCGCTCCGGCCGCGACGCAGCACGACGAGTCCTTCGACGCGCTGCATCAGGCGGAACGCAGCCTGTTCAGCGGCGCGCCCGTGGTCGACGCCCCGTCCTTCGCGCCGGTTGCCGCGCCCGCGGCTCCGGCGGCGCCTGTGACGTCCGAGGCATCCGCCGCGCCCGAGGCACAGGCCACGCCCGAGGTCTCCGCCATGCCTGAGTCTTCCGCCGCGCCCGAGTCCTCCGTGCAGGATGCCCCGTCGTTCGCGCCCGCTCCGGCGCCGGCAGCGACGCCTGAGCCGGCACCGGCAGCGGTCCCCGCTCCGGCACCGGTCGCGGTCGAGCAATCCCCCCAGGAACCCGTCGCCGAGCAGGCGCCGCAACCCGACTCGTCATTGGCCGCCCTGGCACAGATGGCCGAGACGGTGCAGGAGCATCCCGTCGCAGACACGCCGTCCTTCGAACCGCATATCCCCGATTTGGACGCGCCCGTCGCGGCGAAGGCGGATGAGGACATGCCTCCTTCCTTCCAGCCGGCCTCCGCCGAGGAATCGTCGTTCGTCGCGACCACGCCGGTCAAGCCGCAGGACGATTCCGATGGGAATCTGTTCCCCGAGATGTTCCCCAACGTCCGCCTCGCTGTGGACGATCAGATTCCCGACCTGTCCTTCCCCTCGTTGGACGACGTCAATCCCGCCGGCACGAAGAGGCAACAGTGA
- a CDS encoding zinc-dependent metalloprotease, producing MDDNAIHEWLIKCFGPIQGEMAWQQISQLPEHIREQLMDQDPSRLPDPAQVQQLMTAFTAGGLNTMGDMQRTLDEGPINVKLAKSIALQQANAAGAATTVSAQQGETARRAISEANLWLDTACQFDPAPGEPDVLTRADWVEGTIDQWAKFAAPVAESMSNAMSSVIGERLGDAFEGEVAGMFAGPVPIPIPDGMKNPAQLLKLLGNTSYAMQLGQAAGNLSHEVHGSFDQGIMLLKNPAGALIAQNVEEYAKSLGIDADEVTAFLALREVAHARLFAAVPWLMPRFEALIGKYARGITIDLDAMEEQLRDVTSMDPESISGAVNLTKVGIPDTPEQREAMASLETLLALVEGWVDCVVWRAGMAHIPHIEQLREMMRRERAVGGPAERTFESLLGLELRPKRMREAAGLWEMVTMAEGPEARDAKWSHPDLLPALSGDAPQTIAAPEAAHPSRMDPSPDQAKNADATGATETTGETGGQSPSSSSGFDAKPGAIDWDAELSKLLDENVGTDETSGDDANVADTDEAGDTDQAQ from the coding sequence ATGGACGACAACGCGATTCACGAATGGCTGATCAAATGCTTCGGCCCCATCCAAGGCGAGATGGCCTGGCAGCAGATCAGCCAGCTGCCCGAACACATCCGCGAGCAGCTGATGGACCAGGACCCCTCGCGGCTGCCCGACCCCGCGCAGGTGCAGCAGCTGATGACGGCGTTCACGGCCGGCGGGCTCAACACCATGGGCGATATGCAGCGCACGCTCGACGAGGGACCGATCAACGTCAAACTCGCCAAGTCGATCGCCTTGCAGCAGGCCAACGCCGCCGGCGCGGCGACCACCGTATCCGCCCAGCAGGGAGAGACGGCGCGTCGCGCGATCAGCGAGGCGAATCTGTGGCTCGACACCGCCTGCCAGTTCGATCCCGCGCCGGGCGAGCCCGATGTGCTCACCCGCGCCGATTGGGTCGAAGGCACCATCGACCAGTGGGCGAAGTTCGCGGCACCCGTGGCCGAGTCGATGAGCAACGCGATGTCGTCCGTGATCGGAGAGCGGCTCGGAGACGCGTTCGAAGGCGAGGTAGCCGGCATGTTCGCGGGCCCCGTGCCGATTCCGATTCCCGACGGCATGAAGAATCCCGCCCAGCTGCTCAAACTGTTGGGCAACACCTCGTATGCCATGCAGCTTGGTCAGGCGGCCGGCAATCTCAGCCACGAGGTGCATGGCAGTTTCGACCAGGGCATCATGCTGTTGAAGAATCCCGCCGGGGCGCTGATCGCGCAGAATGTGGAGGAGTACGCCAAATCGCTGGGGATCGACGCCGACGAGGTGACCGCGTTCCTGGCCCTGCGCGAGGTGGCGCATGCCCGTCTGTTCGCCGCGGTGCCGTGGCTGATGCCGCGTTTCGAGGCGCTGATCGGCAAATACGCGCGCGGCATCACCATCGATCTGGACGCGATGGAGGAACAGCTGCGCGATGTGACCTCCATGGATCCCGAATCGATCTCCGGAGCGGTGAACCTCACCAAGGTCGGCATCCCGGACACGCCGGAGCAGCGCGAGGCCATGGCTTCGTTGGAAACGCTGCTGGCGCTGGTCGAAGGATGGGTCGATTGCGTGGTATGGCGCGCCGGCATGGCGCATATTCCGCATATCGAACAGTTGCGCGAGATGATGCGCCGTGAGCGCGCGGTAGGTGGTCCCGCCGAGCGCACGTTCGAAAGCCTGCTTGGACTGGAGCTGCGTCCCAAGCGCATGCGCGAAGCCGCCGGATTGTGGGAGATGGTCACCATGGCCGAAGGTCCCGAGGCCCGCGACGCCAAGTGGAGCCATCCCGATCTGCTGCCCGCGCTGTCGGGCGACGCTCCCCAGACCATCGCGGCGCCGGAAGCCGCCCACCCCTCGCGTATGGACCCGTCCCCCGACCAGGCGAAGAACGCCGATGCCACCGGCGCGACGGAGACCACCGGAGAGACCGGAGGCCAATCCCCCTCGTCGTCATCCGGTTTCGATGCCAAGCCCGGTGCCATCGACTGGGATGCGGAACTCTCCAAACTGCTTGACGAGAACGTCGGCACCGACGAGACGAGCGGCGACGACGCCAACGTCGCCGACACCGACGAGGCCGGCGACACGGATCAAGCCCAATAG